From Selenomonas ruminantium AC2024, a single genomic window includes:
- the udk gene encoding uridine kinase — protein sequence MKTTIIGIAGGSGSGKSTFTNRLKNFFGENITVIYHDNYYRANDKLSMEERRKINYDHPQALETDLLVKHLEKLKAGKSIKCPVYDFTQHNRSDKTITIHPSRVIVVEGILIFQDERLRDAFDIKIFVEADADERILRRVVRDMDERGRELQDIIEHYLATVKPMHYLYVEPTRNVADIVLNSGLNDVAFDVMKTKIESILENPDED from the coding sequence ATGAAGACAACGATTATTGGTATTGCGGGCGGCTCCGGCTCGGGCAAGTCCACCTTTACCAATCGCTTGAAAAACTTTTTTGGTGAAAACATAACGGTCATATACCATGACAATTACTATCGGGCTAATGATAAGTTATCGATGGAAGAAAGACGAAAGATTAACTACGACCATCCCCAGGCCCTGGAAACGGATTTGCTGGTGAAGCATTTAGAGAAGCTCAAAGCCGGCAAGAGCATCAAGTGTCCGGTATATGATTTTACGCAGCACAATCGCTCGGATAAAACCATTACCATTCATCCCAGCCGGGTTATCGTCGTGGAAGGCATTCTGATTTTCCAGGATGAGCGCCTGCGCGATGCCTTTGACATCAAGATTTTCGTTGAAGCAGATGCCGATGAACGCATCCTGCGCCGTGTGGTGCGCGATATGGATGAGCGTGGCCGTGAACTGCAGGACATCATTGAGCATTATCTGGCCACGGTTAAGCCCATGCACTATCTCTACGTGGAACCCACCCGCAATGTGGCGGATATCGTCCTCAACAGCGGCCTCAATGATGTGGCTTTTGATGTGATGAAGACCAAGATTGAGTCTATTTTGGAAAATCCTGATGAAGATTGA
- a CDS encoding GGDEF domain-containing protein, whose protein sequence is MYYCLVDFLALLVLLITNHDVLQRDSVAADRSYQGRYRMFLLAVISYYIVDAIWAWLYELQKLTWLYVDTEIYFIVMAAGIWLWLRYVVAYLGIKNIFSQLFCYAGQLLFAVVLIMTVLNRWWSCMFWFDEAGVYHGGLARDTVFIYQILILLLISLYTLCFASNCNEKQRKRYYTIGLSGFIMLVLVAIQIFFPTYPLYAISYMLGCCLLRTFVVENEREEYRNNLELALEREKEQFQEYKRTWKLAYNDALTGVKSKRAFMEHEELLDWQMAQKVKNKLAIIVFDINNLKQINDTLGHDEGDRYIKEACKIICDIFKKSPVYRVGGDEFVAVLENDDFDNREQLQNAFNQIIEKNLYRNDVVVAMGMAEYVPTEDECCRQIFERADQRMYARKRELKKFTSPSPP, encoded by the coding sequence ATGTATTATTGTTTGGTGGATTTTTTGGCTTTGCTAGTTTTGCTCATTACCAACCATGATGTGCTGCAGCGAGATTCAGTGGCCGCTGACAGGTCTTACCAAGGGCGATACCGCATGTTTTTGCTGGCGGTAATCAGCTATTATATCGTGGATGCAATCTGGGCATGGCTGTATGAGCTGCAAAAACTCACTTGGCTGTATGTGGATACAGAAATATATTTTATCGTCATGGCAGCGGGGATTTGGCTGTGGCTGCGTTATGTAGTGGCTTATTTAGGGATAAAAAATATCTTCAGCCAGTTATTTTGCTATGCAGGGCAGCTTTTATTTGCGGTGGTACTTATCATGACCGTACTGAACCGTTGGTGGTCATGTATGTTTTGGTTTGATGAAGCGGGGGTTTATCATGGCGGGCTTGCTCGGGATACAGTCTTTATTTATCAGATACTCATTCTGTTGCTGATTTCACTGTATACGCTGTGCTTTGCCTCGAATTGTAATGAAAAACAGCGGAAGCGGTATTATACCATCGGATTGTCCGGCTTTATCATGCTGGTGCTGGTGGCGATACAGATTTTTTTTCCTACCTATCCGCTTTATGCTATCAGCTATATGCTGGGGTGCTGTCTTCTGCGTACTTTCGTTGTGGAAAACGAGCGGGAAGAGTATCGCAATAATCTGGAACTGGCACTGGAACGGGAGAAAGAGCAGTTTCAGGAGTACAAAAGGACGTGGAAACTGGCTTATAATGATGCCCTGACTGGTGTGAAAAGCAAAAGGGCCTTTATGGAGCATGAAGAACTGCTGGACTGGCAGATGGCTCAGAAAGTAAAAAACAAGTTGGCGATTATCGTCTTTGATATTAATAATTTGAAACAGATAAACGATACATTGGGTCATGATGAGGGCGATCGGTATATCAAAGAAGCATGTAAGATAATCTGTGACATCTTTAAGAAAAGCCCTGTGTATCGCGTGGGTGGCGATGAATTTGTTGCTGTCCTGGAAAATGATGACTTTGATAACCGTGAGCAGCTGCAAAATGCCTTTAACCAGATCATTGAGAAAAATCTTTATCGTAATGATGTTGTTGTGGCAATGGGAATGGCAGAATACGTGCCCACGGAAGATGAATGCTGTCGGCAGATTTTTGAACGGGCTGACCAGCGTATGTATGCGCGCAAGCGCGAGTTGAAAAAGTTTACATCCCCCTCACCCCCTTGA
- a CDS encoding filamentous hemagglutinin N-terminal domain-containing protein → MKSSRQKALQQVVALSMMMTAFSWNSAEALPEGGTVRSGDADINKQDQTLVIDQHTQTVALDWNTFDIAKGETVRFNQQASDIALNRIIGNKASEIYGNLQADGTVLLLNPHGVLFGQGAQVDVGNLIASTAQVDDSFMTGLGGSVEAISLKLGEASDGKIINAGDIRAQGGLVALHASVVENTGSIASEGGKIALSAAKNLNLSIDSAKKLNFETTGELANAHVLNTGSIQANGGHVLMTAKSAGDMLSEVVNNEGIIEAKTASINDKGEILLDGGEHGTVNVGGTLDASGLAEGQSGGIVRIVGENTSVKANAKLIANGDKDGGLVETSGDVLDVSTAADIEAKGRTGKAGEWLLDPIDIIISNEAPVGYTPLSDTNGSFVSHSTTNHETYSYINSNYISQLLSQGVNVTIQAIDGHTNSASLYDLGTSNITVNAPITKYQIGTSLNDATLTLQAQRNVSVNKPIRSTSGMLNVNLHADTDGDAKGMVILNADINTNGGDFTSGTGNAIENGTVGTYLGHADGEAENAARQIITNGGNVSLYGDVALGLNQGALRIDTRDAAGTGGAIKITGNVDSANTYKLFINNTDSGTKVKDNPEMKSIAKYYYDEHLKDIVFMDFDAFADLAQTDEHYAKLYQEVAERCFNQYGGYQNRVEPTTPAERKEALKAYFNEHVSLGSVGAPKDFDALTSAEYEKLAKHILTTWAFNKTNNRESILNRWEAAKEAAKEGTAGGAAIGDKYLATITTAVEDWVVSSLMAGKDYELLLGGRTDYVGPHVVNVNRIFRWETGPEGLANNGAGTVFFTATGAGNGYTAENMYQGWSHDVTNPSNKFNEPNNDGKYEQPYVAVGWRCDTSWADVDNQKNNVKGFIQETNSEHSGLNLQGGTGNVTIGGNIGKSATLQELTINTAGKVEIGGGTNLASGGTFTGQVFTDNGVDITGGAGGITVGDRITSAASGVTLTSQGDITTNGITASDKVAMITTGNGKTVTMNGNIQTRATAVDAVIIDAKDGTFINNSVEAKGIETGTGGSWKIYSNAPADNTFGTNLNSGTYALWNRGSESYGYTAVQADDASAVGRYIFRHQPVVTFTANDQEKIYGNEAQSQATWTVTSDSMNYGAAFDESSVVNGTSVAGSATSDGFAATATRTDGQYSASDSHMAVYKINMNSDSPAFLQSQAVANGYDPMPSYGSGKINVNRRDLTVALELSGTYGSTDYTQMILADNLVNGDSIRQVSYTLDDSYAALIGASALTAPVGEYANAVLATSLLFEDTNDAANYNVTYNNAKLTITPKEVLLDLTGSGTSLDKENIQVQGASYASQLVNGDTLDSAPAVAYDIGGQLSGNTYGIDLLVNGNKVADGTTVDNYRFKYTGVYTLEPINQTAAGGTLERPQFAALSLTPRAGEGSYQLVTDTTKTTSVQQVLGLTTAKLPFVKKVGGSLISYGTYKLSVDPERVTLEAADTSIPVPENGRHDQYREYTRTITTERGGAEFKLSYDGSVFALHPADKQAEMMLKAGDAVHNVDIVSKALHVAFSEMGLGLEDLDAVYVCFD, encoded by the coding sequence ATGAAATCTTCGCGGCAGAAGGCCCTGCAACAGGTAGTGGCCTTGAGCATGATGATGACGGCTTTTTCCTGGAACAGCGCAGAAGCTCTTCCGGAAGGAGGCACAGTTCGTTCTGGCGACGCAGATATCAACAAGCAGGATCAAACTCTCGTAATTGATCAGCATACGCAGACCGTGGCGCTGGATTGGAACACCTTCGATATTGCCAAGGGAGAAACGGTCAGATTCAATCAGCAAGCGAGCGATATCGCTCTTAACCGGATCATCGGCAACAAGGCATCCGAGATTTACGGTAACTTGCAGGCAGATGGAACGGTGCTTCTGCTTAACCCTCATGGTGTTCTTTTCGGACAGGGGGCTCAAGTAGACGTTGGAAACCTGATAGCCTCAACGGCACAGGTTGACGATAGCTTCATGACTGGTTTGGGAGGTAGCGTGGAGGCAATCTCGCTGAAACTCGGTGAAGCATCGGACGGCAAAATCATCAATGCCGGAGATATTCGGGCCCAAGGGGGCTTAGTAGCTTTGCATGCATCTGTGGTGGAGAACACGGGCAGCATTGCTAGTGAGGGCGGCAAGATTGCCCTTTCTGCGGCAAAAAATCTGAATCTTTCCATAGATTCGGCGAAAAAATTGAATTTCGAAACCACAGGGGAATTGGCTAACGCCCATGTGCTGAACACCGGCAGTATTCAGGCGAATGGCGGCCATGTGCTGATGACGGCGAAAAGCGCTGGCGATATGCTCAGTGAAGTCGTTAATAATGAAGGCATTATCGAGGCCAAAACCGCCAGCATCAACGACAAAGGAGAAATCCTGCTCGATGGTGGCGAACATGGTACGGTCAATGTCGGCGGTACTTTGGATGCTTCGGGGCTGGCAGAAGGCCAGAGCGGCGGCATTGTGCGCATCGTTGGGGAGAACACCAGCGTTAAGGCTAATGCAAAACTTATCGCCAACGGCGATAAGGATGGCGGCCTCGTGGAGACCTCCGGTGATGTACTTGACGTGTCAACTGCGGCTGATATTGAGGCTAAGGGCCGTACCGGCAAAGCCGGTGAATGGCTGCTTGACCCCATTGATATCATTATCAGCAACGAGGCACCAGTCGGTTATACCCCGCTGAGCGATACGAATGGTTCCTTTGTAAGCCATAGCACAACGAATCATGAAACGTACAGCTATATCAATTCTAACTATATCAGCCAGCTTCTCAGCCAAGGGGTAAATGTCACCATTCAGGCGATTGACGGCCATACCAACAGTGCCTCGCTTTATGATTTGGGTACCTCCAATATTACGGTAAATGCTCCCATTACGAAATACCAGATTGGCACGAGCCTCAACGATGCCACGCTGACCCTGCAGGCGCAGCGTAATGTGTCCGTCAATAAACCAATCCGTTCCACCAGCGGCATGCTCAATGTGAATCTGCATGCTGATACGGATGGGGATGCCAAAGGTATGGTAATTCTCAATGCAGATATCAATACCAATGGCGGCGATTTCACTTCTGGCACCGGCAATGCTATCGAAAATGGTACTGTAGGTACGTACTTGGGGCATGCAGACGGAGAGGCTGAAAATGCGGCTCGCCAGATAATCACCAATGGTGGCAATGTCAGCCTGTATGGTGATGTGGCTTTAGGCCTTAATCAGGGCGCTTTACGGATTGACACCCGTGACGCTGCTGGTACAGGCGGTGCGATTAAGATTACCGGCAATGTAGATTCGGCCAATACCTATAAGCTGTTTATCAATAACACTGATAGCGGTACCAAGGTTAAAGATAATCCGGAAATGAAGAGCATTGCCAAATACTATTATGATGAGCATCTGAAGGATATCGTGTTTATGGATTTCGATGCCTTTGCCGATTTAGCGCAAACGGATGAGCATTATGCAAAGTTATATCAGGAAGTTGCAGAACGTTGCTTTAATCAGTATGGCGGATACCAGAATCGGGTAGAACCAACGACTCCGGCAGAGCGGAAAGAGGCGCTTAAGGCTTATTTCAATGAGCATGTAAGTTTGGGCTCTGTAGGTGCTCCGAAAGATTTTGATGCATTGACCAGTGCAGAATATGAAAAATTAGCCAAACATATATTGACAACTTGGGCCTTCAACAAAACGAACAATCGGGAATCTATCCTTAACCGCTGGGAAGCTGCTAAGGAAGCTGCCAAAGAAGGAACCGCTGGTGGAGCAGCCATCGGTGACAAGTATCTGGCAACGATAACCACCGCTGTGGAAGATTGGGTGGTCAGCTCTCTTATGGCAGGAAAGGATTATGAACTGCTTCTTGGTGGGCGTACGGATTATGTTGGTCCACATGTTGTCAACGTGAATCGTATTTTCCGTTGGGAGACCGGCCCCGAAGGACTGGCCAATAATGGTGCCGGCACAGTATTTTTCACCGCCACAGGGGCAGGAAATGGCTATACAGCCGAAAATATGTATCAGGGCTGGTCCCATGATGTTACCAACCCCAGCAATAAATTTAACGAACCAAATAATGATGGTAAATACGAACAGCCCTATGTGGCCGTTGGCTGGCGCTGTGATACCAGTTGGGCGGATGTTGACAACCAAAAGAACAATGTCAAAGGTTTCATTCAGGAAACCAATTCGGAGCATTCCGGGTTAAATCTGCAGGGTGGCACCGGCAATGTGACCATTGGCGGGAACATTGGCAAATCGGCAACCTTGCAGGAATTGACCATCAATACAGCAGGCAAAGTAGAGATAGGAGGTGGAACGAACCTGGCAAGTGGTGGTACCTTTACAGGCCAGGTATTCACAGACAATGGCGTGGACATTACCGGTGGTGCTGGCGGCATAACCGTTGGTGACCGTATCACTTCTGCTGCTAGCGGCGTAACTCTTACGTCACAGGGGGATATCACAACCAATGGAATTACGGCCAGTGACAAAGTAGCGATGATTACCACGGGAAATGGTAAGACCGTTACGATGAACGGTAATATCCAAACAAGAGCAACGGCTGTTGATGCAGTGATTATTGATGCGAAGGATGGCACGTTTATCAATAATTCTGTGGAGGCCAAGGGAATCGAAACGGGAACCGGGGGCAGCTGGAAGATTTATTCCAACGCACCGGCAGACAACACCTTTGGTACCAACCTCAACAGTGGTACCTATGCCCTGTGGAACCGTGGGTCCGAATCTTACGGTTACACGGCGGTGCAGGCGGATGATGCCAGTGCAGTTGGCCGTTACATTTTCCGTCATCAGCCAGTGGTAACCTTTACCGCTAATGACCAGGAGAAGATTTACGGCAATGAAGCCCAGAGTCAGGCCACATGGACGGTTACTTCCGATTCCATGAACTACGGCGCAGCCTTTGATGAATCGTCTGTAGTTAATGGAACCAGTGTAGCAGGAAGTGCCACAAGTGATGGCTTTGCCGCAACGGCAACGAGAACAGATGGTCAATATAGTGCTTCGGACAGCCATATGGCCGTCTATAAAATCAATATGAATTCCGACAGCCCGGCATTCCTGCAATCGCAAGCAGTTGCTAATGGCTATGACCCCATGCCATCCTATGGCTCCGGAAAAATCAACGTGAACCGGCGCGATCTGACCGTAGCTTTGGAGCTTAGCGGAACTTATGGCAGCACCGATTACACGCAGATGATTCTGGCGGATAATTTGGTTAATGGTGACAGCATCCGTCAAGTAAGCTATACCCTGGATGACAGCTATGCAGCCCTTATCGGTGCCAGTGCTTTGACGGCGCCAGTGGGTGAGTATGCTAACGCTGTGCTGGCTACATCGTTGCTCTTTGAAGATACCAATGATGCAGCTAACTACAACGTTACCTACAACAATGCAAAGCTGACGATTACGCCGAAAGAAGTGCTGCTCGATTTAACTGGCAGCGGAACGTCTCTGGACAAGGAAAACATCCAGGTTCAGGGCGCAAGCTATGCATCACAATTAGTTAACGGAGATACATTAGACAGCGCGCCTGCAGTTGCCTATGACATTGGCGGCCAGCTCTCGGGCAATACCTATGGGATTGACCTGCTGGTTAATGGCAATAAGGTGGCTGACGGGACAACGGTGGATAATTACCGCTTCAAGTATACGGGCGTGTATACGCTGGAGCCGATTAACCAGACTGCAGCAGGTGGTACCTTGGAACGTCCTCAGTTTGCTGCCTTGAGCCTTACTCCCCGCGCAGGGGAAGGCAGCTATCAGCTGGTTACGGATACCACCAAGACCACTTCGGTACAGCAGGTTTTAGGTTTGACCACGGCGAAACTTCCCTTTGTGAAGAAAGTGGGCGGCAGCCTTATAAGCTACGGTACTTACAAGCTGTCGGTAGACCCGGAAAGAGTGACACTGGAAGCAGCGGATACGAGTATTCCCGTACCTGAGAATGGACGCCATGACCAGTACCGCGAATATACCCGCACGATAACGACGGAACGCGGTGGGGCAGAGTTCAAACTCAGCTATGATGGCTCCGTGTTTGCCTTGCATCCTGCAGACAAACAGGCGGAAATGATGTTGAAAGCTGGCGACGCAGTGCACAATGTGGATATTGTAAGCAAAGCGCTTCACGTAGCTTTCAGTGAAATGGGATTGGGACTTGAGGATTTGGATGCGGTATATGTATGCTTCGATTAA
- a CDS encoding filamentous hemagglutinin N-terminal domain-containing protein, with protein MKYTQKKALRWMVAMGLTMTAFSWGNVEAMPTGGEVRSGDAEIKTSGQTMDIDQKTSRVALDWTGFDIAKGETVRFHQNPSDIAINRILGNKASEIYGSLLADGTVFLLNPQGILFGQGAQVDVGNLIASTAQVDDSFMKGFSAGGDVSLNLGEASKGKVINAGDIKAQGGLVALHAANVENTGSIKNDGGKVSLAAVKNLELAIDTAGKINFETSGETANAHTLNAGTIQADGGYVVMTAKSAGDMLSEVVNNTGIIEAKTASINAKGEILLDGGEYGTVNVSGKLDASGLAEGQSGGNVRILGENTIVKDGAKLTARGDKDGGLVETSGDVLDVSTKADIEAKGRTGKAGEWLLDPMNVYIGGTENGTIYTISDGVNTIDRKDIGTDYSFITANSIMDRLNKGTDVTIIALDNTAARNSNIIVAAPITMTSGEKATLTLEAERNVIVKKEISASGNNKLNVVLHADTDGDAKGMVAISADINTNGGAFTAGAWNVNADGEITVGTYFGPYDVENNTPTNDKQTQSSINLITNGGNVNLYGDVAMGLNEGTLTIDTTTKSGSNGTVNITGNVDSLNTYKVISKDCSKEELDSIVEKYYDNYLYKHGYYNDWSDLPPEEKNIIKKRFESYGGADRILEEYYVTNFKKDYPKTWEELKPNEQENIKTKFESKSDGANSVEDYYSKHVILKDLKELTPEEQSTIKNSFALYGGVEQALKDYYKNKVQIPKKTYRELVSSTLEADKNRYKILYNTWLALDAWNKIPANRESILNRWELAKEAAKEGTAGGANVGDKYLATITTALEEWIVGSRLENVSANQFFVGGHTVKVDSPKDRVFRWETGPEGENGETSFYTTTDAGKGYVSLDMYQDWLHNDKNNNNDPNNDSKSPTNDGQPCLALRWRANDSFWSDVDNQQSNVKGFIQETNTQPSSFKVNSGSANVTIGGNIGKSARLHELDITTSGKITIGGGINYAAKNNAGTGNQKLDNALHYYSAKNIKADIVKLGVEESYRYNNSVERPQFASLTFTPITGEADYREVQEEKNSSVEQVLGLTTAKLPLVKEVNGMLTSYGTYRLAVAPDKVTMELADTSVPVPANSIHDQYREYTKNLTTKRGAADFKLSYDGSVFALHPIGQEAEKMLEAGDAAHNVDVVSQALYTAFHDMGLTLDDLDAVYVCFA; from the coding sequence ATGAAATATACACAGAAAAAAGCATTGCGCTGGATGGTGGCCATGGGACTGACGATGACCGCTTTTTCCTGGGGCAATGTAGAAGCAATGCCCACAGGCGGCGAGGTTCGCTCCGGTGACGCGGAGATAAAGACGAGCGGCCAGACCATGGACATCGACCAAAAGACCTCGCGAGTGGCTCTCGATTGGACAGGCTTTGATATCGCCAAAGGCGAAACGGTTCGCTTTCATCAGAATCCCAGTGATATTGCCATCAACCGCATCTTAGGCAACAAGGCTTCGGAAATCTACGGCAGTTTGCTGGCGGATGGTACCGTGTTCCTCTTAAATCCGCAGGGAATTCTCTTTGGACAAGGAGCACAGGTGGATGTAGGAAACCTGATTGCTTCAACGGCACAGGTTGACGATAGCTTCATGAAAGGTTTTAGTGCTGGCGGGGATGTCTCACTGAACCTTGGTGAAGCTTCTAAAGGTAAGGTAATCAATGCCGGTGACATCAAAGCCCAGGGCGGCCTCGTGGCTTTGCATGCAGCTAATGTCGAAAACACCGGCAGCATCAAAAATGACGGGGGCAAAGTGTCTCTTGCCGCCGTGAAAAATTTGGAGCTTGCCATCGATACGGCAGGCAAAATTAATTTTGAAACCAGCGGCGAAACCGCCAATGCCCATACGCTGAATGCAGGCACGATTCAGGCCGACGGCGGCTACGTGGTCATGACGGCCAAAAGCGCCGGCGATATGCTCAGCGAAGTGGTCAATAACACAGGAATTATCGAAGCCAAAACCGCCAGCATCAACGCCAAGGGCGAAATCCTGTTAGATGGCGGTGAGTATGGCACGGTCAATGTCAGCGGTAAACTGGATGCTTCTGGCTTAGCAGAAGGTCAAAGCGGTGGCAACGTGCGCATTCTTGGCGAGAATACCATTGTCAAGGATGGTGCGAAACTAACCGCCAGAGGGGATAAAGACGGCGGTCTTGTTGAAACCTCCGGTGATGTACTTGACGTGTCAACCAAGGCGGATATTGAGGCTAAAGGGCGCACGGGGAAGGCAGGCGAGTGGCTGCTGGACCCGATGAATGTGTATATTGGCGGTACTGAAAATGGAACGATATACACTATTAGTGATGGTGTAAATACAATTGATAGGAAAGACATTGGTACCGACTATAGTTTCATCACAGCTAATTCTATAATGGATAGGCTTAATAAGGGAACTGATGTTACAATTATAGCATTGGATAATACTGCTGCGAGAAATTCGAATATCATCGTTGCTGCTCCGATTACAATGACAAGTGGAGAAAAGGCAACTTTAACATTAGAAGCTGAACGCAATGTAATCGTAAAAAAAGAAATATCTGCAAGCGGTAATAATAAACTTAATGTAGTCCTCCATGCTGATACTGACGGTGATGCAAAAGGCATGGTAGCAATTAGTGCGGATATTAATACCAATGGTGGAGCCTTTACAGCCGGAGCATGGAACGTTAATGCTGACGGAGAAATTACAGTTGGTACTTATTTCGGCCCTTATGATGTGGAAAACAACACGCCAACTAATGATAAACAAACACAATCGTCGATTAATTTAATCACCAATGGTGGAAATGTCAATCTGTATGGTGATGTGGCAATGGGACTGAATGAAGGCACATTGACCATTGATACTACAACAAAGTCTGGTAGCAATGGTACTGTGAATATTACAGGTAATGTGGATTCCTTAAATACATATAAAGTAATATCAAAGGATTGCTCCAAGGAAGAACTTGATAGCATTGTGGAAAAGTATTATGATAATTATTTGTATAAGCACGGGTATTATAATGACTGGTCAGACTTGCCTCCAGAAGAAAAAAATATAATTAAAAAACGTTTTGAATCATACGGAGGAGCAGATAGAATCTTAGAAGAATACTATGTTACAAACTTTAAAAAGGATTATCCAAAGACTTGGGAAGAGCTAAAACCTAATGAACAAGAGAACATTAAAACAAAATTCGAATCAAAATCAGATGGTGCTAATAGTGTTGAGGATTATTATAGTAAACATGTAATATTAAAAGATTTGAAAGAGCTGACACCAGAAGAACAATCTACTATAAAAAATAGTTTTGCATTATATGGTGGCGTAGAGCAGGCACTAAAGGATTATTATAAAAATAAAGTTCAAATTCCTAAGAAAACATATAGGGAATTAGTTTCAAGCACCTTAGAAGCAGATAAAAATAGATATAAAATTCTGTACAATACATGGCTGGCTCTTGATGCTTGGAATAAGATACCTGCTAACAGAGAATCTATATTGAACCGTTGGGAATTAGCCAAAGAAGCGGCCAAGGAGGGCACAGCTGGTGGTGCAAATGTGGGAGATAAGTATCTCGCGACAATTACCACGGCCTTGGAAGAATGGATTGTGGGCTCTAGGTTGGAGAATGTTTCTGCAAACCAATTTTTTGTTGGAGGACATACAGTAAAGGTCGATTCTCCTAAAGACCGTGTGTTCCGTTGGGAAACTGGGCCAGAAGGAGAAAATGGTGAAACATCTTTTTATACCACTACTGATGCAGGAAAAGGTTATGTTAGCTTAGATATGTATCAGGATTGGTTACATAATGATAAAAATAATAATAATGATCCGAATAATGATAGTAAAAGTCCCACCAATGATGGCCAACCTTGTTTAGCACTACGTTGGCGTGCAAATGATTCATTTTGGAGTGATGTTGACAATCAGCAGAGTAATGTCAAAGGTTTCATTCAGGAAACGAATACTCAACCATCTAGTTTTAAGGTGAATAGTGGTAGCGCCAATGTGACCATAGGAGGGAACATCGGGAAGTCGGCACGTTTGCATGAGCTTGATATTACGACTAGTGGCAAAATTACTATTGGTGGTGGTATCAATTATGCGGCCAAAAATAATGCAGGTACTGGAAATCAAAAATTGGACAACGCCCTTCATTATTATTCTGCCAAAAACATAAAAGCAGATATTGTCAAATTAGGTGTGGAGGAAAGCTATCGCTATAACAATTCCGTGGAACGCCCGCAGTTTGCTTCATTAACCTTTACGCCAATTACCGGCGAGGCAGATTATCGTGAAGTACAGGAAGAAAAGAACAGCTCGGTTGAGCAGGTCTTGGGTTTGACCACTGCCAAGCTGCCGCTGGTGAAGGAAGTCAATGGCATGCTTACAAGCTACGGCACTTATCGGCTGGCGGTTGCCCCGGACAAGGTGACGATGGAACTTGCTGATACGAGCGTTCCCGTACCGGCCAATAGTATTCACGACCAGTATCGTGAGTATACCAAGAATTTGACGACGAAGCGTGGCGCGGCAGATTTCAAACTCAGCTACGACGGCTCCGTTTTTGCCCTTCATCCCATAGGGCAGGAGGCCGAAAAGATGTTAGAAGCTGGTGACGCGGCTCACAATGTGGATGTTGTAAGTCAAGCGCTCTACACAGCTTTCCATGATATGGGATTGACACTTGATGACTTAGATGCAGTATATGTATGTTTTGCATAA